The Tachyglossus aculeatus isolate mTacAcu1 chromosome 12 unlocalized genomic scaffold, mTacAcu1.pri SUPER_6_unloc_2, whole genome shotgun sequence DNA window cacagtcactgcccactacgagtttacagtctgagggggagagagtaattaataaatttaaaaagcactgtttaaaacaatggggcagatacaagtttatcaggtccctgtctcacatggggctcacagtctatattgaAGGGAAGAGGTTAATCCTGATCAGCACCATGTGATGATCGCAGATAATGTTACCAGAATTCGTGATTCTGCCTTGGTGGAACAGTGTTACCTTCTTCGTTTCTGTAACAGGAACGAGTAACTGCTCTGCGAAGAGAATCATGATATCACTGCTCTTCACAGGAAAAGTGAACCTTTGAAAAAAACAAATGTAATTACCGTATCTTTTTTAATatctccttcctgtcttcaaaCTTGAAGGCTGCTAAGAGTTATCAGAGCTGATGCTGTGTAATGAATGATCCTGGGCAGTGACGAATCTCCCTTTCTCCAGTCACTCAGAGGCCATGGGAAAAGCAACAGGGagcaaggaaggaaaagaaaagaattatGTCTGCGTATGTATGTATAAATGCATGTCTTACCtcattactctcttactacaacccagcccgcacacttggctcctctattgccaatgtACTCACTATACTTTGATCTTACCTAtcccgccgctgacctctcgtccacgtcctacttctagcctggaacgccctctcttttcataatcgacagaaaattactcatcatcttcaaagccttattgaaggcatatctcctcaaagggaccttccctaactaaaccctcatttcctcttatcccccCGCCTTCTACAGTATCCTGACTTACTCTTTTTGTTCCCCACACCCCTCCAAGCACCGTAGCACAGCACTATGTCTATACTtggaatttattcatattaatatccatcccccctctagactgtaagctctttgtgggcaaggaatgtgtctattatattgtcgtgttgtactctcccaagcccttagtacagtgttctgctcacagtgagtgctcaataaaaacgattgttcGATAGAGGTGGACATCTGtgttttctgactctcaagccatatATATCTCAGCACCTTGGACCATTCCCATGCCCCCTGCTTCTAGATCCAGCACCTGAGAATGTGGAATCAGAGAGACAGGAATACCACAGTGGTACTCTAGATAGCGACATGAAGATGTTTTCGTGATACTCTAGGTAGTATCACAGAAAAGAAGTGCTAGGTGTGACCCAAAATTCTGATGGAAATCATACTGTCACTTTGGAGAGTACTACCTGCTTAACAGCGGAGAAAATGGAAGGGAATGGAAAGGATGGAAAACATGCCCATTTCCTGGAAATTTTTCTGGGGCTAATTTGGGCTCTCGGaagtgcccccctccccactccctaccAAAGATAAACCCAGTGTCTCTGCCCGTCCGAGGGGAAGAACCTAACCAGGGGTCTCCAGGCTGAGTCCCCAAAGCCCACTCCTCGCGTCTATGCTCTGAACATCTGTTTCTGCTCTCCGTTCTGCTTCTGAATATCCCCAGTCTCTGTCGCCTGCCATAGTGGTTAGAGGCATAGATCTATTAGTGCTCCTGAGCACGGCTTCCAGCAGCTCAGCTGTGGCTCCTCGCCGCCGTTTCTCCAGATCCCATCGCGAACAGAACAGATAAAGCCAGCATGACTTTCGGTCTTCAGAGTCTCTCGCCTCCCTGCTTAGTGAATAGGACTCCTTTATCCGGACAAACCATGATCAATCCCGATTACGAGGTGAACGagtcatagtgaggaggttagtggtagaggagcggagtatgcgagctgggctgtagaaggagagaagggagatgaggaaggagagaaaggaggtggggtaggagggggagaggtgatggagagatttgaagacggtagtgagaagtttttgcttcatgcgaaggttgataggcaaccactggagaaaagcctagagcatttctgtaaaaagataatccgagcagcagagggaagaATAGACTGACGCAGGgacagacaggagaatgggagaacagaacggaggctgatgcagtaatccagtcgggataggatgagcaattAAACTTCCAAGTAgccgtttgggtggagaggaaaagaatgatcttggcgatgttgtgaaggtgagaccggcaggttttggtaatggattggatgtgtggggtgaatgagagagcagagtcaaacatgacaccaaggttgcgggcttgtgagacgggaaggatggtagtgccgtctactgtgatgggaaagtcagggagaggacaggatttggtagggaagataaagagctcagtcatGGGCAtaatgagctttaggtggcaggcggacatccaggtggaaatgtcctgaaggcgggaggagacacgagcctagagggaggcagagagaacagagaagaaaatgtatatttgggtgtcatctgtgtagagataatagctgaagccatgggagcgagtcagttcaccaagggagtgagtatagatggagaaaaaaaggggaccaagaactgacccttgagtaaggggatgggagggagaggaggagcctgcgaaggagactcaGAATGtacggccagaaagataagaggtgattttggagaggacggagtccgtgaagccaaggttggataacgtgttgaacAGAAAGtgatggtccacagtgccgaaggcagctgggaggtcgaggaggattaggatagagtgggggccgttggatttgacaagaaggaggtcattggtgacctttgagagggcggtttcagtggtgtggaggggacggaagccagattggagggggtctaggagagagttggagttgagggattcgaggcagcgaatgtagacgactctttctaggagtttggaaaggaagggtaggagagagatagggctaTAAATGGAAGGGGAGGTCGGGTCAAGAGATTTTattttaggagggggagacgtgggtatatttggaggtagaggggaagtaACCGTTGGAgagtaagcggttgaagatgaattgtgaggaggggaggagggaaggggtaagagttttgtaagatgagagggaatgaggtccgaAGCACAGGAGGATGGGGTGACACTTGAGAGTTAGGGGGAGATCTCAtctaaagatactgctgggaaggatgggaaaatagaGGAGAGATTTGTGGCggaaatggagaaggggaagggatgaCCTTGGGGAACACAGACCTGATGCTGTTAATTTTTCTAATGAAGTAAGTGGCCAGAtctttgtgggtgagggatggaggagtcggaggaacagggggcctgagaaccGAGTTAAGTGTTCGGAATAACTGATagggttgatgggcatgggtgtcagtaagggaagacAAATAGCTttacctggcagaggagagggcagaattaaggcaggaaaggataaatttgcagtgaacaaggttggcatggtatttagactttcttcatcagcgttcagcagctcgagcacaagagcgaaggtgggggagagtggcagtgaagggaaaggggagtggtgaagggaaaggggagcgagcgagttgagtagagtagagagggtggagttgacagCAGCAATCTGttcatcaatgataataataattataacaataattgcatttgttaagcgcttactgtaataataataatactgatggtatttgtaataatactgatggtatttgttaagcgcttactatgtgcaaagcactgttctaatcgctgggggagatacaaggtgatcagggtgtcccacgtggggctcacgatcttaatccccattttacagatgaggtaactgaggcacagagaagttaagtgactcgcccaaagtcacacagctgacaattggcagagccgggatttgagcccatcacctctgacaccaaagcccatgctctttccgcaagAGTGcccatcaagagtgggtagagaggataaggAGGCGAAGTTGAgggtgatgcgctgagaaagctggatagggtcgagagagcggaggtctctgtgagggagtaatatagagTTCTCCCCTGGAAGAACCAGGGGGAGattctccccgcccctccattaCCACCACCATGCTGAGACTTTAGTTAGGTGAGGTAGAGGTTGCTTCTGTGTGTACAAGAGGTGGAACTAGACTGAAACACaaaattctcttctgtctctgcatgCCAAGTCAAAGGCCTGAGAAAGCCATCAGAGAGAGTGGGAAAATTGTGTGGTCTTTGACACGAGAAAGATTTTCCCTTTCCTACGTTCTGCCGGTAATAGATCTGAATGTTCTGTCGGTGCACTCATCAGCCTAACAGTAAATTCATTAATCAATAACACTAATTTAGAACCTACTCTTAAATTATCAATCAAGCCATAGAATTGACTAAGCACCTAGTTGATTGGTGCAGAACACGTTtccgagctcttgggagagtaaagcagagttagtagagtccggacctgggagtcagaaggacctgggtccaatcccggttcggccacttctttgttttgtgaccttggacaagtcatttaacttctctgtgcctcgggtacctcatctgtaaaatgggaattaagactatgagctccactggcacatggaccgtgtccaacctgattagcctgtatctacccagcggttagcacagtgcctgactcatggcAAGTGTGTAGGAGGTACcataataatccctgccctcaaggattaacagtctagcgggggagattgTAGGGAAAGGGATTAATTCAGAGAAAAGTGACGGCAAAGGAGAGGTTGAAACTAAGGACActaagatcagaaaagaggctgatgaggTCGATATCTCAAAGACACTGTCGCCTCCTAATGTTTGCgaacttcactcattcaatcgtatttattgagcgcttcctgtatgcagagtactgtactgaacgcttggaaagtacaattcggcaacaaatggagacaatccgtacccaacaacgagctcacagtctagaacgggggagacacagCACTTGTACTTTGCAGCTAGTGTTGGCAAATGACAGTAACCTCAataagggcagagaatgtgtttgttattgttatattgtactctcccaagcgcttactacaatgctttgcatacaataagacctcaaaaaatacgattgaatgaataaacgactgaatgaaggaagggagagagcaggggttcaCTGCTACTGGCCTCTCCCCCTAGGTCAAAGGCTGCTTCTGTgccagccctcacttcctctctcccttcagctGCATCAACAGGTCCAGTCAATGAGAAAAAGCAATCATGGGAAATGACACGGGGGTGACAGGTGTCATCCAATTGGGGCTCCCCGATGACCCCCATCTTCAGACTCTGTTCCTCTTCACCTTTTTCCTCACCTGCGCATTAAGCATCACCGGGAATCTGACCATCGTCACTCTCACCTTGCTGGACCCCAGCTTTTGCACCCCCACGTACTTCTTCCTGGGAAGTTTCTCCTTACTGGAGATCGCCTTCACGTCTgtctgcattcccagattcctggtcACTATCGTCACTGGACACGGAACCATTTCtttttccaactgcttcactcagctgttcATCATCTTCCTGGAGTTATTCCTCCTGGCCTCCATGTCCTACGACTGTTATGTCACCATCTGCCGGCCCCTGCACTACAGAGCCATCATGAGCAGGGACTTCTGGGCCctgctggtcctctgctcctggctggCTGGGTTTCTGGTCTCCTTTCTGCCAGTCATCGTTCTCCATCATGATTTCTGCTCCTCCAATAACAACCACTTCATCTGTGCTTCTTCTCCCATGCTACAGTTCTCCTGCTCGGATATCTGGTTCTTGGAGCTGATGGCTTTCCTCTTGGCCTTGGGTAGGCTCCCGATAACCCTGGCTGTGGTTACTGCATCTTTTACAGCCATCGCCCGTGCTATCCTGAGACAGCCTTCCGCTtagcagaggagaaaggactTTTTCACCTGCTTCTCCTACATGGTCGTGGTCTTCATCACATATGGGAGTTGCATCTTGATGTACATCAAACCGTCCTCCAAGTACAGGGTGGAACTGACCAAGGGGGTGGCGGTGCTCAAAACTTCAGTTcttcccatgctgaaccccttcatctacaccctgccgaatgagcaggtcaagcaggccttcACGGCCCTGGTGCACCGGATTGGGCTTTCCTCTAGGAAGTGAGGGCTCATCTATGGTAAAATAGCACAAGAAAATCAGCAGGAGTCACAAATGGTCGACCACAGAGACTCGGTGCCTGTACATTAgcctaatgcttcatctgctTCCCGACAAACACGACCTGGACGTTTTCCAGCCCTCTGTGCACCCCCGCACCCGTCCTCCTGTAAATCACTCCCCTGCCTAGTGTCTTCCtgcaacccaagtccttctgtcctCGTCCACTCAGAAGGGAATCTTGCCGTTTCCCTCAATATGATAGAGATGTTCCGAGGTTTGCTCTGCAAGTCGGGGCCGGAACTGATGGGGTAACGCGGGTgcaatgtgtgtgtgtctttctttttttccaaatctCCTTCCGTGTGCTAGCAAAGTGAGTTCTTGCACCTAGATATTTGACGTCACTGGTTGCCAGCGGAAGGGGACCCAATGGCTCACCACCTCTCGCTACTATGCTATTGCTCCTATTGTTTCCCCCTTTCACTACCACTCTCCACTTCCCCCCTCACTTCTACCCTCTTGCTCTCCCCTTCTcactcccacttcctctcatctAAGAACGTATGCATGTGTAAACATTAGATTGTAATTATAGTGATATATTCTTCTTTGGACCGGCATTTGAGCAGTCATTTGAGAACcagtgtagcctactggaaatggcaggggcttgagagtcagaaggacctgggttctaatcctggctctgccacttgtatgctgtgtgaccttagggaagtcacttcacatctccgtgtctcatttacctcatctataaaatggagattaagactgtgagccccatgtgggacagggactgtgtccaacttaattaatttgtatgtaccccagcacttgctatagtgtctggtacaatataagcacttaccaaaaaccataaaaacagcattccaatctgtcctatttgttctccttccctgctgATCCTTATTGTAACTCTGGCTCCCATTAATTGGAAATCATCACTCTGTGATTATTCTAGTTTTTCTAGAAGGTGTTTGATCAAAATATTAGAAATGCCTGGACAGCAGGAACTCTGTGTCTGTCTttagttgttctctcccaagcacctagtacagtgcctagaactcagtcagtaggcagtcaatagattccatttgattgattgatggatttcttaGCACTCtatgtgccctcaataaatgccatctgattgactgatggattgttttgcactctcttggctctcaacaaatgccatgagaTCTTtgagcagtcagtgctcaataaataacattgaatgactgattggccAGTTGATTAAATAATTGCTAGACCTGACACCCTATTTGGTCTGGTCGGGAGCATCTCGATGCAAGAGTGGAGGTTCTACAAGGCATCTGAGATTCAGGGAGAGATGCAAGGAGCACTGAGCCCACAGAAACTCAATCCAATACCTTAACACCTCAGGACatagcagaagggagaaaggagatccCCAATGCCCTATCTTGCTTATTCTCCTCTTGGTTACTTAGACTAGGGATTAACGGTTTGGAATGTCTGTGGCTGTGCCCCATCCCTCTGTACATGTCTCCAATCTGGGTATTAAACCTTCACAGCCAGAGCCACCAAAGCATCTACCGTTCAGTAGTGTCTCCAGACTTCCCCCTGGGGATACTTTCAGTAGTCTCACAGTTGTTCTCCTTGTGCCCACTgggaaccaaagagaataaaaccCTCAGTCTTGCTCCTGCAGTAGGCATAGAAGTCCATATCCTGTTGGAAGTGTTTAAACGGTTTCCCCTACTGTTAGCCTcctccatcctgagactgccctcggTCCAGAAGAGGATAAAGACCatttccatcttctcctcccatAATGGCCATGGTCTCCATCATTTACATCTTTATGTACATCAAACGTTCCACCCAGGACAGGGTGGACCTGACTAAGGAAGTAGAGGTGTTTAACATCTCCGTGGCTCCCATGCTGTACCCCTTCATCTACATCCTGCAGATCTTTCAGTGACCTGGCCCACCTAGTGGGTTTTCCTCTAGAAAGTGAGATGAGGTGGGGTGAGATGGAGAAATCAAGCCACACAAGGAACCACAGTATTCcagtcaatcaaccgatggtatttattgagcacttattgtgtgcttatggagctaggctcttgggagttggtagacacgttcccagcttaaaaggatcttacagtctagagggggaaacagacagtaataataatgatagtatttgttatgtatttactatgtgccaatcgctgttctaagccctatgttctaagcgctggtgtagatacaaagtaatcaagttgttccacataggtctcacagtcttaattcccattttacagatgaggtaactgaggcacagtgaagttaaacggcttgccaAAGTGGCGAAGTctgaattagaatgcaggtactatgactcccaagcccatgctctttccaagccacgctgcttctctaatgtaccaacattaatataaggaCATAAATtactatgtacattagtgctgtgatgCTGAAGGAGTTTGATTATTACATGCTTAAAGGGTGTTACTCCTGGCTCCGTtgctggagaagggaagggaccttCTCTCTGTGATCTCTGAGAACCTTTCACGTTCCCCGAGGATGTGTAGCATGGGAAGGTCACCTGGGGTGGGTGCTGTCTCTCTTGGGTCTAGATCGGGTCTGCTTGCGGAAGTGCCTtggggacaagggagaggagcTGACCTTCGTATGTCCTGGGACAAGGCCCCCAAGAGAGGGCTTGCTTGTCGAGAAGCCAGAAGGAGGGGGCCGGCTGTACGGAGGACACCCAGATTTGAAGAGGATAAACAGTATTCTCTGGTCAAGACTTTCTCTTCCTCTGGTGCAGCAACAACACGCCGGCTTTGACGGGGACCAAGTGCCGTCTTCTGGGTTCACCTTCTGAGGGATACCATCCCGGGACCTGATTCTCGGTAAAGTGAGTCTGTCCCCGTTCTCCTCCCTGCTTTTCCCCCTTCATCATCCTCTCCCCGAAAGGGTATTTGGAGCTCATGGGGGATGACTCTTGTGCCCTCCTGTCTATGAGACCCCCACATGCATTTTATCCATTAGTCGGGATGAGAATGGACatgaattatcatcattaattttatcatcattattgtttttatttcagTCTTTGctgcttttgttgttgttatgtcatttagtaaacacttactgtttgctgagcgtTTGGATAGATGCATGGTTATGCtatcggacacagttcctaacccacactggcctcacaactttacccccattttgcagaggagaaactggaggccctgagaagtgaaaggacttccccgaggtcatgcagcaggccaggggcagggttGGAATGAAGACCGGGGTCGTCCAGAACTTAGCCCCAAGCTGTGATCGTTAAATTAACGAGTCTTCTTCATATCTCCTGGTCCAGGGCAGGCCATCAGCCTGAGTAAAGCGAGTGAGCAGAAGCCATTGGCATCTCCCCGAACAGGGGTAAAAGGCCTCTCCTGTGACGATTTcattccacatggaacaggagaaAGATCTTACCTCCACCCTGGAGATCTCGGGCTCCCTGTTAGAGAGGTT harbors:
- the LOC119921293 gene encoding olfactory receptor 6C75-like, which encodes MGNDTGVTGVIQLGLPDDPHLQTLFLFTFFLTCALSITGNLTIVTLTLLDPSFCTPTYFFLGSFSLLEIAFTSVCIPRFLVTIVTGHGTISFSNCFTQLFIIFLELFLLASMSYDCYVTICRPLHYRAIMSRDFWALLVLCSWLAGFLVSFLPVIVLHHDFCSSNNNHFICASSPMLQFSCSDIWFLELMAFLLALVSSCNPSPSVLVHSEGNLAVSLNMIEMFRGLLCKSGPELMG